Part of the Pseudomonas lijiangensis genome is shown below.
GTTCTGCTCCGACCGCTGCAAGCTGATCGACCTGGGCGCCTGGGCGTCCGAAGAACATGCGATTCCGGTCAGCCCGGATGCCGAGGACGAACTGTTCTCCGGTGATCTTGAGCGTCCGCTACGCGATCACTGACCCTGCCGTTCAAGCGCGGCCAGTAACTGCTCGGCACTGCTGAACTGTTGCTGGCTCACCAGTTGCCCGTCGCGCAACTGCAACCACAGCACCTTGTCTTCATCCCCCGCATACTGCGGCACGATGCGCGCATCCCGGTCGAGGATCACGCGATAGGAGTAATCGCGCATCTTGGGGATCGCGAACAGACTGGCAATCACGCTGGGCATCTTCTGGATATCGGCCACAAACACCGTTTGCCGCGACTCCAGAAAACCCTTGGGCTTGTCCTTGAGCGCGACATTGACCAGCTTGGCCGCGTCCATGCTGCGAGCGACCAGAAGCGTCTGAGTCTGGTTGTTCAGGGTGTAGGGCTGATCGTACTGGTCCAGCAGTGTCCAGGGGGTGAGTCGATCACCGACCTGCAAAGCCTGGGCGGTCAGCGGCAGTAAAGCCAGAAGCAGAATGGGCAAGAGTTTCAATATGTGAGTCCTTGAACATGAATGACAGTGGGCATGAATGCTTTCACAGACATGCCCACCCAAGTCAACCATCAAGCGTTTTGTGGGAGGGGCCTTGGCCGCGACGACCTGCTGAAAGCAACTCATTTTCGGCGCCTTCAACTTGCTGTCGCGGCCAAGGCCCCTCCCACGGATCCCGGCTTAAAACTCAGACATTGAAGCGTCTCAGCAAACGATCCTGCTGATCCACCTGCTCCACCATCAAAGCACACTGACGCACCTGAACTTCGGCACTGGCCGCAACTTCATGACTGATATCGCGGATATTGGTGGTGTTGAGGTTGATCTCTTCAGTGGTCGCGCTCTGCTGTTCAGCCGCCGTCGCAATCTGCATGTTCATGTCATTGATACGGATGATTGCCCGACGGATATCCGTCAGCATCTCATTGGCCGCACCCGCCTCTTCAGCCGTCTTGCTGGCACTGTCGCGGTTCAGTTGCATACGCGACTCGGCTTGCTTAACGCCGGTCTGCAACTGATCGATCATCTGACGAATTTCCTGAGTCGATTTCTGGGTACGCGAGGCCAGGGAACGAACCTCATCAGCCACCACCGCAAAACCACGCCCGGACTCACCCGCCCGCGCCGCTTCGATGGCAGCGTTCAAGGCCAACAGGTTGGTCTGCTCGGCAATGCTGTTGATCACCGACAGAATCGATTCGATATTCTGGCTGAGCCTGGCCAGCTCGGTAATCGCCTGACTGGCTT
Proteins encoded:
- the yacG gene encoding DNA gyrase inhibitor YacG, which gives rise to MSQPTIVQCPTCGAPVEWSAASPARPFCSDRCKLIDLGAWASEEHAIPVSPDAEDELFSGDLERPLRDH
- a CDS encoding methyl-accepting chemotaxis protein — its product is MESLQTLIVQVMGSSKQVHESTNRTSGEANQADGRLQRQLQELDQLATAMQEMASTAEEVARNAQAAAQAALSANEEVDSGVRVVSRSTEAIKTLAVEMDEASQAITELARLSQNIESILSVINSIAEQTNLLALNAAIEAARAGESGRGFAVVADEVRSLASRTQKSTQEIRQMIDQLQTGVKQAESRMQLNRDSASKTAEEAGAANEMLTDIRRAIIRINDMNMQIATAAEQQSATTEEINLNTTNIRDISHEVAASAEVQVRQCALMVEQVDQQDRLLRRFNV